The genome window CGAGCAAGGTGTCCGGATCATGCACGCTCGTGGCGGCGAGCGCGTGCCCCAATTCCTTCACGATGGCTTGCGGCACGGCGTGGTCGGGCACACGGATCCCGATGGTCTTGCGATTGTTCTTGAACAGCTTCGGGATGGCCGTGCTGGCCGGCAGGATGAAGGTGAACGGGCCGGGCAGCGCGCGCTTCACGATGCGGTACGCAGCTGTTTCGGTCACTCGCGCGTAGTCGCTCAGGTGGCTCAGGCTCTCGCAGATCAGCGAGAGCTCCGCTTTGCCGCGCTTGCCGCCCTTCAATCGCGCCAGCTCTTCAACGGCACGCGCGCTCTCTGCGCTGCACACGAAGGCATGCACCGTGTCCGTTGGGCACACGATCACTTCGCCGGCGCGCAGCGCGTCAACCGCCGCCTTGATCTTGCGCGGCTCAGGATGCGTGGGATGGATATCGACCAGCACGGCTGCGCTCAGGCCTTCACGGCTGCGGCCTTGCGGTGATCGGCCAGGAACTTCTCCAGGCCGATGGTGGTGAGCGGGTGGTCGAACAGCGCGGTGATCGCGCTCAGCGGGCAGGTGGCCACATCAGCGCCCACCTCGGCGCACTGGATGATGTGCATGGGGTGGCGGATGCTCGCCGCGAGCACTTCGGTGCGATAGCCGTAGTTGTCATAGATCAAGCGGATCTGCTCGATCAGCTGCACGCCGTCGGTGCTCACGTCATCCAAACGGCCGATGAAGGGCGATACGAACGTGGCGCCGGCCTTCGCCGCCAGCAAGGCCTGGCCAGCGCTGAACACCAGCGTGCAGTTGGTCCTGATGCCCTTGCTGCTGAAGTGCTTGAGCGCCTTCACGCCATCGCGGATCATGGGCACCTTCACCACGATGTTGGGGTGCAGCGCGGCCAATGCCTCGCCTTCGCGCACGATGCCGGCGTGATCGGTGCTGATCACTTCGGCGCTCACGGGGCCGTCAACGATGCTGCAGATGTCGATGTAGTGCTGGCGCACGCGGTCCTCACCGCTGATGCCTTCCTTGGCCATGAGCGATGGATTGGTCGTCACGCCGTCGAGCACGCCGAGGTCCTGGGCTTCCTTGATCTGCGCGAGGCTCGCGGTGTCGATGAAGAACTTCATGCTTGGATCGCCGCAGCCGTTGGTGCGTTGGCGCGGCCGCGAAGGTATTGTCCCTTCAGTTGCTGAAAGGGCTGCGTGTTGCTGTGGTTGGAGGATGAACGTGCTCGCCGCTCAATGGTCCAGCACCCCGATCTTCACCTGGTAGAGCACAAGCGGGTCGTAGCTATCCTCCAAGCCGTACCAACGGAGGTAGCGGTGCGTCCAGCCCGGGCACCCGGTTGCCAATCGCTCCATGCTCACCACGCTATCCAGATTCCTGCTCTCGGGCGCCAGCACCAGGTGGGTTGATCTCGATTTCGCGGGGACGACCTTCTCGGTGATGGTCTCAGTGCTTCCCGCTGATAGGTAGAAGGGAGGTATCCATTGCCGCCAATCGCCGATCAGGTCGATGCGGACCCGTTCATCGCCGAAGCGCGTGCGGATCTCCTTCGCGAGGGCGACGCGTCCGTTGCCTGCGGGAGTGAGGGCCGCCACGACCAGCGCGAGCAGGTTGATCGCCGCGAAGGGGAAGAGCAGCCGAAGCCAGAGATCGCGCTTCATCGTCACAGGCCAGCGATCCCAGAGGGCATCCCACGCGGCCACCAAGAGCCAGGGCATCAGGGGCGCAAGCGGGAAGAGGAAGCGCGGCTCTTTGATGGGCATGAAGGAATGCGCCATGAGGAAGGGGAGGATCAGCCACACCAGAATGTGCTTCGGTTTCAAGAGGACGAGGACAGCGCAGGCGCCAAAGAGCATCAATGCCACGGGCGGCGTTGCGTATTTCACGATGAAGAGCACGTGCTGGTACCATGGCAACACGGTGAATCGCCAAGCCTCTTCGCCGGTCATCGCTGCCAGTCCATAGTTCCAGAGGGCAACGGTGAAGGTGCCGTACGCAACCGCATCCACGCCAATGCCGATGGCGATCGCAGCCGCGCCTCCGCCGACGATCCGAAGCAGGCGTGACCGCGATTCCTTCTTCACGAGAAGCAGCCAGAGCATAGCAGCCACCGGCAGCAATGCCACCGCAGGCCTGCAGATCACGGCGGCTCCCCACCACGCACCGATGGCCCAAGGGCTCCTCGGTTTCTCCCCCAGCAGCAAGGACAGCCCACGCGCGAACAGCAGTGCGCTCCACGCTTCTCCGGAGAAGCGGATCAGCAGCACCGGCACGAACCAGAGGAACCAGCTGAGCGCATCAAGGGCCTGGTGATTCTCGGTTCGCAGCTCCGGCTTCACGGCGCGCACAAGGCCATGCATCACCCAAAGCGCGAGCACGGCGGTGATCAGCCGCAGCAGCAAGGTGAGCGTGAAAGGATTGGAGATGCCGATCGCCGCGCAGGCCTCGAATACCCCTGCGGCGATGACCGGGAGCAAGTTGCTGCGCCAGGCGCGTTGGAAGTCAATCGGCATGGCATCGGCCTCCATGTTCCCGCGCAAGTGCTCCGCGACCAGGATCACATGCTGGAACTCGTCCTCAGAGGAATGGCCCACGCCGAACCACGCGCACGTGATCAGAACCAGTGCAGCGAGTACGAGGTTCCAGCGGTGCGCCATGGTACGCGGTGGCCACTAAGATGGCCCCATTGCCTCAAGCCCGCTCGATACCCTCCCGCAGCGCCTCCATGAATTTCTCCGTGGTGAGGTAATGCTCGGCGCTCACCTTCTCTCCATGGATGCAGGCCGCGAGGTCCTTGGTCATCTTGCCGCTTTCCACGGTCCTGATGCACACGGCTTCGAGCGAATTGGCGAAGTCGATCAGTGCGGTGTTGCCATCGAGCTTGCCGCGGAAAGCCAGGCCGCGCGTCCACGCGAAGATGCTGGCGATGGGATTGGTGCTGGTGGGCTTGCCCTGCTGGTGCATGCGATAGTGGCGCGTCACCGTGCCGTGCGCGGCTTCCGCTTCCATCGTCTTGCCGTCGGGGGTGATGAGCACGCTGGTCATCAGGCCCAGTGAACCGAAGCCTTGCGCCACGGTATCGCTCTGAACGTCGCCGTCATAGTTCTTGCAGGCCCACACGTAGCCGCCGCTCCACTTCATGGCGCTGGCCA of Flavobacteriales bacterium contains these proteins:
- a CDS encoding threonylcarbamoyl-AMP synthase; this translates as MLVDIHPTHPEPRKIKAAVDALRAGEVIVCPTDTVHAFVCSAESARAVEELARLKGGKRGKAELSLICESLSHLSDYARVTETAAYRIVKRALPGPFTFILPASTAIPKLFKNNRKTIGIRVPDHAVPQAIVKELGHALAATSVHDPDTLLDHTSEAWRIEELFGHQLAMVLDAGPCGLEPSTVIDLSQSEPLVVRQGKGDPSAVL
- the fsa gene encoding fructose-6-phosphate aldolase, which gives rise to MKFFIDTASLAQIKEAQDLGVLDGVTTNPSLMAKEGISGEDRVRQHYIDICSIVDGPVSAEVISTDHAGIVREGEALAALHPNIVVKVPMIRDGVKALKHFSSKGIRTNCTLVFSAGQALLAAKAGATFVSPFIGRLDDVSTDGVQLIEQIRLIYDNYGYRTEVLAASIRHPMHIIQCAEVGADVATCPLSAITALFDHPLTTIGLEKFLADHRKAAAVKA